GCGACCCGCAGCTCCGCCCCCAGGGTCGCCGCCACCTCCGCCGCGCCCAGCACGAGGCCGGTCGAGGCGCCGGTGCCCCGATACGCGGCGGTCACCCGGGTCACGCGGGCGTCTTCGTCGGTCCGATACCCGCGAGGCGCGATCGCCACGGGGACCGGCGAGGCATGCAGGAGGGTGTCGCTCTCGGCGCCGAGGGCGATCCGCCCCGGTTGGCCGCCTGCTCCCGACCCGACGACGATCAGCGACCCGTCGTGCTGGTCGGTGAGCTCGACGAGTCCGCGCCGGGCCGACGCCGCCTCGTGCAGGAGGTACTCGGCAGCGATCGAGTCGCCGAGCACGGCGGCGGCGTGGTCGAGGGCGCTGTCGGCGTTGTCTCTGGTGTACCCGCGCCACTCCCTGTCCGCGCCTCCCGCCGTCGCCGGCCAGGCAGGGGGGACGACCGCGGCCACGACGAGGTCCGTGCCGGAGGAGCGGGCGAGCATGGCGGCGAGGTGCAGCGCCGACGCGGAGCGGTGTGCGGGGTCGACCCCGACGATGATACTCATCTCCGGTTCGCCTTCCGGCGTGCGGCGGCGGCGCGGATCTCGCTCTTGCTGGGCTGGCCGAAGTTGCTCGTGTACGGGGCATCCCCGTCGGCGGCCGGCCGTTCGGCCTGCAGTGCGGAGTGCTTGCGGCCGTAGAACCAGTAGAACAGGAGGAAGACGGCGGTCCAGATCAGGAACACGACGATCGTGATCACCCGCAGCTGCGTGATGATGGCGATGCAGCCGGCGATCGACAGGATGGGGATCGTCCAGCCGAACGGCAGGCGGAAGCCGCGCTCCAGCTCCGGCTCCCGCACGCGCAGGATGATGACGCCGAGCGACACCACGAGGAACGCGACGAGCGTCCCGATGCTCGTCATCTCGGCGAGGAAGTCGATCGGGATGACCGCGGCGAGGATGCTCGTGGCGATCATCACGATGACCGTGTTCTGCACCGGCGTCATCGACCGCGGGTTGACCTTCGCGAAGACCGGCGGGATCATCCCGTCGCGCGACATGGCGAAGAGGATGCGCGTCTGCCCGTACAGCACGACCAGCGTCACGGAGAAGATGGAGATGATGGCGCCGATCGCGACGATGGTCCCCGGCCAGCTCGCGCCGATGATGTTCTGGAGGATCTCGGCGAGGCCCGCATCCTGGTTCTCGAACTTCTCGGGCGCCTGCGCGCCGAGGGCGGTGAGGCTGGTGGCGACGTAGAGCAGCACGATGATCACCAGCGCGAAGATGATCGCGAGCGGCAGGTTGCGCTTCGGGTTCTTCGCCTCCTCGCCGGCGGTCGAGACGGCGTCGAGGCCGACGAACGAGAAGAAGATGATCCCGGCGCCGCCGACGATGCCCGCGAATCCGGCCGGTGCGAAGTTGTGGAAGTGGTCGGTGTTCCACCCGGTGAACGCCACGGCGCAGAAGAACAGCACCACCGCGATCTTGATGACGACCATGATGCTGTTTACCGTGGTGGACTCGCGCGCACCGCGGAGCAGGAGCAGCGAGCACAGCACGATCACGACCACCGCAGGCACGTTGACGATGCCGCCCTGCTCCGGCGCCTGCGAGAGCTGCACGGGGAGCTCCCACCCGACGAGGTTCTGGAGCAGCTGGTTGACGTACTGGGACCACCCGACCGCGACGGCGGCCGTCGAGACGCCGTACTCCAGCAGAAGGCAGGCTCCGACCGCCATCGCCGTGCCCTCGCCGAGCGTCGCGTACGCGTAGGAGTACGTCGAGCCGGAGACGGGCACGGCGCCTGCCATCTCGGCGTAGCACAACGCCGTGAGCCCGGCGACGACGCCGCCGATGACGAACGACCAGATGACAGCGGGGCCGGCGACCGGGACCGCCTGGGAGAGGATGAAGAAGATGCCGGTGCCGAGCGTTCCCCCGACCCCGATCATCGTCAGCGAGAAGAGGCCGATGCTGCGCTTGAGCCGGACGTCGCCCGGCCCGGGCGGCGTCGTGGGTTTTCTCCGCAGCAGCTGCTGAGCGACGGTGGGCATACCAGTCTCCTTCGAATGGTGAAGTCTCCCCTCAATGGTCCGGGTGACGCCGCCCCACGAGAACCCCCAAGATGCACCCGGCCCTCATAGACTGTATGTGGCTCGATGCACCATCGAGCGAGAGCGCGATCGAGGCAGGCACCGCATGGCGGCGGATCTACGGCAGTTCGAGGCGCTCAGAGCGGTGCACGACGCGGGGTCGGTCACGGCGGCCGCCCGCCGCTTGGGCTGGAGCCAGCCGACGGTCGACTACCACCTGAAGAACCTCGAGACGCTGGTCGGATCGCCCGTGCTCGAGCGCTCCCCGCGCGGCAGCAGACTCACCCCGGTCGGCATGCTCCTGCTCGATCGCGCGCAGCAGATCCTGACGCTCAGCGAACGGGCGATCGGAGACGCGCGCGAGTTCGGCGAGCTGGGGCGCGTACGGCTGCGGTTCGGCACGTTCGCGACGGCTGCGGCGAGCATCCTGCCGTTCATCGCGAACCCCCTCGGCGACCTGGGCATCGAGATCGAGGCGACGATCGACGAAGTCCCCGTGCTGGTGGACCGGATCAACCGCGGCGCGCTCGATGCGGCGCTCGTGTACACCGTGCCCGGTTACGAGCTGCCGCTCCGCCCGACCGTGGAGGCGGTAGAGGTGTACCGCGACCCCCTGATGCTGGCGCTGCCCGCCGGCCACCCCTTCGCGTCGCTCCCCGCGGTGGATCTCGCGGCCCTCCTCTCCCTCCGCAGCGAGCGCTGGGTGGTCTCGACGTCGGAGGCCGACGCGATCGACCGCCTGCTGGTCGATGTCTTCGCGGCACGGGGATACGCCGTCGACGTGGCGATCAGGACCGATGACTTCCAGGTCCTCCTCGGCATGACCGCCGCGCGGATGGCCGTCGGGATCATCCCGGGCCTCGCGACGACCGCCGAGCACCCCGGGATCGTGCTGATGCCGATCGACGACCCGTCCTTCGTGCGCTCCATCCTCGCGGTGACGTCGTCGCCGAACGACGGGAGCCGCCATCCCGCGGCGGCTGTCCGCCGCCTCCTCGCCGCGGTGAAGGACGGTTTCGCGCGTTAGGGCATCCGGTACA
The sequence above is a segment of the Leifsonia williamsii genome. Coding sequences within it:
- a CDS encoding universal stress protein, with the translated sequence MSIIVGVDPAHRSASALHLAAMLARSSGTDLVVAAVVPPAWPATAGGADREWRGYTRDNADSALDHAAAVLGDSIAAEYLLHEAASARRGLVELTDQHDGSLIVVGSGAGGQPGRIALGAESDTLLHASPVPVAIAPRGYRTDEDARVTRVTAAYRGTGASTGLVLGAAEVAATLGAELRVASFAVVPPDSGTSGAGLDAELTIANTWAGDIERHAAAVVRQVAELEDAPAVSGVAVGMGETWEAAIADIGWDQGEVLVVGSSTLGPIARVFLGSHATKIVRHSPVPVVVVPHGVGSRERD
- a CDS encoding amino acid permease, whose protein sequence is MPTVAQQLLRRKPTTPPGPGDVRLKRSIGLFSLTMIGVGGTLGTGIFFILSQAVPVAGPAVIWSFVIGGVVAGLTALCYAEMAGAVPVSGSTYSYAYATLGEGTAMAVGACLLLEYGVSTAAVAVGWSQYVNQLLQNLVGWELPVQLSQAPEQGGIVNVPAVVVIVLCSLLLLRGARESTTVNSIMVVIKIAVVLFFCAVAFTGWNTDHFHNFAPAGFAGIVGGAGIIFFSFVGLDAVSTAGEEAKNPKRNLPLAIIFALVIIVLLYVATSLTALGAQAPEKFENQDAGLAEILQNIIGASWPGTIVAIGAIISIFSVTLVVLYGQTRILFAMSRDGMIPPVFAKVNPRSMTPVQNTVIVMIATSILAAVIPIDFLAEMTSIGTLVAFLVVSLGVIILRVREPELERGFRLPFGWTIPILSIAGCIAIITQLRVITIVVFLIWTAVFLLFYWFYGRKHSALQAERPAADGDAPYTSNFGQPSKSEIRAAAARRKANRR
- a CDS encoding LysR family transcriptional regulator, coding for MAADLRQFEALRAVHDAGSVTAAARRLGWSQPTVDYHLKNLETLVGSPVLERSPRGSRLTPVGMLLLDRAQQILTLSERAIGDAREFGELGRVRLRFGTFATAAASILPFIANPLGDLGIEIEATIDEVPVLVDRINRGALDAALVYTVPGYELPLRPTVEAVEVYRDPLMLALPAGHPFASLPAVDLAALLSLRSERWVVSTSEADAIDRLLVDVFAARGYAVDVAIRTDDFQVLLGMTAARMAVGIIPGLATTAEHPGIVLMPIDDPSFVRSILAVTSSPNDGSRHPAAAVRRLLAAVKDGFAR